atcaataacacctatgggatcaacacatgagtacaagcagcacacaaactcaaagccgctatcctcctcctggtccagcatcttcagccacgtcaaccactgctgtcctccttgccccctctcaaccacccaccactccgaCTCTCgctttgagcagttcctgctcatctgcccacagtcaggtgtctgtcaaggacatgtttgagcataagaaggcaatgtcacaaagtcacccccttgcccggcatctgacagctggcttgtcggaaagcagagagccacaccagaccagcactcctgtccgccctgaacgcacaggtggatcagtggctgactccgcacaaactggagatcggcaaagtggtgtgtgacaacggaagcaatttgttggcacattgaatttgggcaagttgacacatgtgccgtgcatggcacatgtgtgtaatctgatcgcacaacgctttgtgcataagtacccaggcttacaggacgtcctcaagcaggccaggaaggtgtgtggccatttcaggcgttcctacgcggccatggcgcacttttcagacatccaGCGGCGAAACaccatgccagtgaggcgcttgatttgcgacagcccgacatgttggaattcaacattcctaatgttcgaccgcctgctccaacaagaaaaagccgtcaacgagtatttgtatgaccggggtgctaggacagcctctgcggatctgggaatttttttgccacgttactggacgctcatgcgcaatgcctgtaggctcatgcgtccttttgaggaggtgacaaacctagtcagtcgcaccgaaggcaccatcagcgacctcatcccatttgttttcttcctggagcgtgccctgcaaagagtgctggatcaggctgtagatgagcgtgaagaggaagagttgtggtcaccatcaccacaaccagaaacagccttatcagcatcgcttgctggacctgcggcaacgctgcaagaggagtatgaggaagaggaggagtatgaggaagaggagtcagaggaggaatgtggctttgaggaggagaaggaagaccaaccacaacaggcatcctaGGGTGCTCAATGTCACCTATTTGGTACcaatggtgttgtacgtggctgggggggaagaacataccttcagtgagatcactgaggacgagaaacgggacatgaggagctcggcatccaaccttgtgcaaatggggtctttcatgctgtcatgtctgttgagggaccctcgtataaaaaggctgaaggagaacgacatgtactgggtggccacgctactagacccccggtataggcagaaagtgcctgaaatgtttcCGAATTACTGGAAGAcgaaaaggatgcagcagttcaaaaccaaacaaaaaaatatgctttacacagcttataagggggatgtcacagcacaacgggaatctaacaggggaagaggggaaagtaatcctcctcctaccacgaccacgccggcaaggacaggaggctttacagatgtgttgttgatagaggacatgcagagctttttaagtcctacgcatcgccacagcccttcggggtccaccctcagagaacaactcgaccgacaggtagcagactaactcgccttaactgcagatatcaacactctgaggagcgatgaaccccttgactactgggtgtgcaggcttgacctgtggcctgagctatcccaatttgcgatagaacttctggcctgcccagcttcaagtgtcctgtcagaaaggtccttcagtgcagcaggaggtattgtcactgacaaaagaagtcgtctCGGTCAAAAAAgcgttgattacctcacctttattaagatgaataagggatggatcccgaagggactgacagtgggcgatagattcgactaaaaaaggcctggcgATGAGATgatctgccttgggctaaaaatggtccccacgctgctgtattttatctctgaatgctggatgacttgcgtgacttctccgcgaccaactagggttcaagccgcaatgttttagggcactttctgcctgggaaacaaacatcaatttttctggtcgCTGCTACAGccatatgacagcggtatttgtggcctaaatgtgacagtgacttatgcaggTGTtttcccagatgtgcactatatcagagggtttttcacctcagtaaccaaaaagccatatttctgtcctgaatgtgacagtcatttatgcacgtctaatcccagatgtgcagtatagcaGAGGGTTTTttccaccccagtaaccaaaaagccatatttctgtcctaaatgtgacagtcacttatgctcgtctaatcccagatgtgcagtatagcaGAGACTTTTTCACCCCAgtgaccaaaaagctgtatttgtggcattattgtgacagtcacttatgcacgtctaatcccagatgtgcagtatattataggctttttcaccccagtgaccaaaaagacgtatttctgttctaaatgtgacagtcacttatgcacgtgtaatcccagatgtgcagtatattagagggttttttcaccccagtaagcacaaagctgtatttctgtcctaaatgtgacagtcacttatgcatgtctaatcccagatgtgcagtatatcagagagttttttcaccccagtaagcacaaagctgtatttctggacttgcaggtaGCCTGTGCTGGtgactatcgttgcataaaatggctgccgattatgtattgatattgactaactgaagaaaaaaaaaaaaagttttcagcagtagttggctcacagtaataatgctgaGGGCcactattaatgctgggggccgcTTTTAATGTTGGGGATCACTAGTGGGCCcactattaatgctgggggccactgggggcattattaatgctaGGGGCCAATGAGGGGCGTTATTAATGCTGGTGGCTGCTATTAATGCTGTGGGccactagggggcattattaatactgggggccactagggGTGTCACTATTAATGCTGGGGGGCAATATTAATTCTGGGGACCACTAGGTTGGCACTATTAATGCTGGAGGCCACTACTAGGGGGGCACTATTAATGCTGAGGGCTACTAGATGggtcattattaatgctgggggccactagggaggccactattaaaggtggGTGCCACTATTAATGCTGGCGGCCACTAGGAGGAACTAATAATGCTGGTGCCACTAGGGTgatattattaaagctggggagaTTAGGTGGCCTTTTTTAATGCTGGGGGCCCCTAGAGGGCACTAATAATGCTAAGGGCCGCTAAAGTGACACTATCAGTGGACACTAGGGGGTTACTTTTAATGCTGGGCCCCACTAGGGTGGCCAATATTAAAGGTGGGGGCCATTAATGCTGGGGGCCgctattaatgctgggggccactagggggaacattattaatgctggtgccactgggggggggggcattattaatgccAGGGGCCACTAGGGGGCACTATCAATTCTGGAGGCCACTATTATGCTGGGATCCACTATGAGGGTCATtactaatgctgggggccactatgggggccattagaAATGCTGAGGGCCCCTGGGGGCATTTTTAATGCCAGGGGCCACTAAGGGGGAcactattaatgctgggggccactagggGGGACAATTACTAATGCTGTGGTCCATTAAGGAGGTGATATttttgctgggggccactatttaTGTTGGCAGCCACTATTAATGCTGGGAGCCACTAGGGTGGCAACTATTAATGTTTGGGCCCACTAGGGGTGAACACTAATaatgctggggccactatgggggcactagtaatgctgggggccactagggTGAGAATATTAATGCTGGGGCCCACTAAGGGGGCACTATTAATGCTTGGGGCCACTATTAATGCTGGGGACCGACATTAATGCTTGAAGCCACTagaggggacattattaatgctgggggccactagggGGGCACTATTAATGCTAGGAGCCACTTTTTACGCTGAGGGGACACTTGGAGGGCCATTTTTAATGCTGGGGGGCACTAGGGGTGCTACTATTAATGATGGGGTTATCTATTATTGTTGGGGGGCACTATTAATGTTGGGGGCCACTATGGTGAACATTATTCATGCTGAaggccactatgggggccattattaATGCTtagggccactatgagggacactattaatgctgggggccactaagggggacattattaatgtagggggccactatggggaacattattaatgttgggggccactatggggaacattattaatgctggggacactatgggggccattattaATGCTTGGGGGCACTAGGGAGGCCACTATTAatgctgggggacattattaatgcttggggttactatgggggccattattaatgcttggggccactatgagggacattattaatgctgggggccactaaggGGGGACATTATCCTAATAAAATAATGGATTTCTCCATGTGGGAATCCTGCTCCTTCTAGATCTTTGTTTTTCCTGTAAGATCTGATGCATGTAATGAATCAAAGGACAACCAGAGGAAATCAACCATAAAAGACATTCATCGCAGGCAAATAAACCAAAATGTCTCAGAAAGATCTCAGATATACAGCCAGATATCACAATCATGTCCTCATGGTCACCAGGCTGTAAAGACTTGTGAGGAGAAGaacaaactgctgaaggaaacAGGAAAGGCAGAAGCCTCACCTCCACCCACCATATTGTGTAACGTCTTATCAGTGATGTTATAAATTATAAGGTTCTTCCAGTGAATTGTGACTCAGGGAAGGCGTGTGGTACCCAGCACCCAATATAAACCAAGACTCCCCGTGGACCAGCAACCACTCCAAGCTGAAGCCTTCACTGATTGTCCAGCAACCAGAACAAGAGCCAAGATGAGCCAGATCGTCCTGTACACTGGAGAAATGTTTACTGGGTCTTATGATACCTATGCAACCGACGTACAAAATTATCAGGATGTCACCAGCCTGCCTCAAGTGAGATCCCTTAAAGTTAGCAGTGGAACCTGGATCGTGTACTCTGAGAAGGACTTCAGTGGAGACATCGCTGTCTACAAGGCAGGGAACTATGGATCAGGTCTAAAGATCAAAACAATTGGATCTTTCCGGAAGCTTTCTGGACATTTGGAGAATCCTGTGATCACTGTGTTTGACCAAACCAGCTATCAAGGATCACATCAAGAATTTAAAGACCCTGAATATCAAACTGTGAGACTGCCAATCCTGTCTCACAAAGTGGGCAATGGGGTTTGGATTCTGTATAATAGCGCAGGACTCCATGGGAAAAGCATTGTCAGCATCCAAGGAGATGAGGTCACTGATGAATCAGTCACAGCATTGGAAGGTCCGGTGAAATCCCTGAAGGCCTACCTGATCTACGAGGATGAAAAACAATAATGAGCCATGGAATCCCTGCCTATCTCCTCTGCTTACCTGATCCCTGACCTGCAATCATCTCTAAGCCTCCAGAGAAGGACCTTTCAGACATCATCTGACCAGAGACATTTCATCAGTCCTGTCCTCACATCATCACTGAGACCTTATACGTGATGTAAGGGGACCAACTATCTAGAAACCAGAGAGACATTGAGCTCCACCTGACACCCTGAAGATGCCGAGGACCTAAGCTGAAGGCTCCTGATTCCTGGGACTTGTCCCTCTTGATTTTGCTTCTTGACCCTGATACTAGAATAAAAGCTTTTGTTTGCATCAGATATTTGTGGTTTCTTCTAAGGTATAAGATTCGGGGACAGAGGACACAGGTGGGTTCTTATCTACTTGGGGTTATTGCCATGGGTAATACTGTGTCAGGATCTCATCTGAAAACTACAAGTAAGATGTTTCCGTGTAGGTTACCAATAAGGACCCAGCCTGGGTGAAGGTGCATTACCTACAGCATTTATATTAAAGCCATAAAGGCTCTTAACCTAACGTCACCCAGGTGTAAAGTGAATTTAAAACGTCACTTTTATTAGTGAGTAAAACGTCTGTGAGCCAACACTTCAGTTAGTAACCCTGCTTGCTGTGAGGGATTGCCCCTTCATTTTGTATCCTGGATGCCATTTTACTTTGCTGGTTTATTTTCGGTCAGAATGGAGAATTGCTGGAGACAAACAGTTACTATAGTAATAGACGGACCGGCCCTCCAACATGTGTAAATCCCAGGGATGCAATGTAGAGAGTTTACCGTACATTTATTGGGGTCACTCACAAATCTAATAACACATCTAAAGCCTACAACCTAAAAGCCTGTACATGGGTGTATGTGCCAAGGAAGTCTGCTGCAGACACGTAGAACGAGTGGCAGAAACACTCTGTATAGATCAGGAACCACACGGCGTATTTAGCTGCCATCTGATACCTGCTCGCAGCGGTGGGAGGACACGCTCCAGTCCAGCCAATTCCTAGACACTTCACAGTATTTCCTCACTTGCAGGAACGGTGTAATCAGTCCATATGAGTATCAATAGGTGCGGCTCATACTCCCAGTATCCTTATCACAGACACTATATCGCCTGGTCTATTATATAGTCCTATTATCACTCTTCAATCACACCGCTCTTATTCAGTGGTGGTATATGTCCCTTTAATGGCTATTTGAGGTAATGTATGCCCGCTTGGGGGAGTTACTTACAGTTCCGTCGGTCAGCCAGCGGTGGCGTCCCACTTCAGCGGGCTTACCTGGCGCTGTAAATAGTAGCGATGTGCTAGATGTTGGCGTCCGATGTCTCAGCAGAAGTTTCATCCGGCAATTTTACTTCCATCGCGGTTTCAATGCGATATGCGAGCTTTATTATTGTCTATGTCTGCAAAATGATCATTCATATCTATCCTATGAGATAAAAGTCCGTAATAGCGACATATTGGAAATATAATCTAATGTTTACATATAAAATCGGAAGGTAAACAGTTGACATATCAGAGGACTTGTCCAGACACATAGACATACTGGTCTTTATGAATTACACATACAGTGAGGTGGGATAACGCTCCCTAGTAGTTGGAGCATGATTAGTAATGTAGGAGATGGAACACGGAATATATACACTCACATCGTGTACCTTTGACTATTCCGCTAGGTGGTGTAATCCTATCAATTTAACCGAAAGTTTGCAATTTAAAATAGttgaaaaatgtataaaacaaacttttaaaataaaaatctgaaggtATATAAATTCTGGACTGTAGAGCTAAGAAATAATCTGAGTGAAGAAATCTAAAATATCGGTGGGGAATTTCAGTAGAGAATTTCTCTGAATTAGCTGGACTGGAGCGTGTCCTCCCACCGCTGCGAGCAGATTATCAGATGGCAGCTAAATACGCCGTGTGGTTTATGATCTATACAGAGAGTTTCtgcgatccattcggatgtctggacTGTttactttcgatgttattttcagcccaaaccatgtagactacgggtaacgggggaatcatggttcaatTCTGAAGATGGAGCCTGAGAAACAactacagctacca
This portion of the Bufo gargarizans isolate SCDJY-AF-19 chromosome 1, ASM1485885v1, whole genome shotgun sequence genome encodes:
- the LOC122930295 gene encoding gamma-crystallin N-like, producing MSQIVLYTGEMFTGSYDTYATDVQNYQDVTSLPQVRSLKVSSGTWIVYSEKDFSGDIAVYKAGNYGSGLKIKTIGSFRKLSGHLENPVITVFDQTSYQGSHQEFKDPEYQTVRLPILSHKVGNGVWILYNSAGLHGKSIVSIQGDEVTDESVTALEGPVKSLKAYLIYEDEKQ